ACTCAACGCGCTCGAGGTCGATATGAGAAGTGGCACCTTGATTGATTTCTGCGCGCGCTTCGGGCGGCGGCCGTATCTTCCTGCGGCGGACCAGCGCTCACCAACTCTGCAAATGCTCCCCCGGTCCAAACCCATCCCGAAGGTAACAGGGAGCGACAAGCGGGCTTTCGATGTCGGCTTTTCCGGCGTCAATCATTGAGCGGCGACGGCAACCGCGTGCCCGTCTCCAAACGTCTGAACGTGCCGCATTTCCTAGAATACCGGTTGCCGCGATTAGGGAATGCAGATCAATGAATCGTACGATGCGCGCCCTCGTCGAGAAAAATGGACATACCTTCTTCTTCTGACGCTTGAAACGCCGCGAGCGCTGCGACCTCGGTAACGAACTGGTGGTTCCATAATGTCGCCATTCCATCTTCGGATATGAACTCGAGGGCCCATGTCGGCTCATGTTTGTGCCGAAAGATGCGCACTTCCACGGTCACACCGTCGAGCGTGAGGCAGCTCGAAAGAGCAGAGTGAACGATTTCGGCTTCCTTGTCCGTCACTGGCTATCTCCGCTCGAGTTTAACTACAATCGTCCGCCCGGAGATCCGTTCCGGACGGGATGATCACCCAACTGAGCGCGGAGACATAGCGAGAGCGGCGGGCAGACCTGAAGATGTACCGGCCCCTTGCCGTTCAGCGAAAGATCTCGATGTGTGGGCCACGTGCTTAGGCCGCGAGGGTTTCGAGCAGAACCTGGACCCGTTCCAGCCGCGCTTCTTCGGGTATAGTTTCGGACAGTAGAAGCCTGCCGTTTTTTAGGGCGAGGCCCGCAAGGCTGGCATTGCCGGCGAAGTCGAGGCGCAGGGTCAGCGCGATCGCGGCAGGGCCCGCATCGACACGTGCCACCCGGGCCGCGCGCGCAGACGGACGAAGCTTCGCGTGTTCGAGGAGCACCTGGGCTTGGGCCGGCAAGGGTCCGAAGCGATCGGCCAGTTCGTCCTCGAACGCGTCGAGCCCCGCCTCGTCGTCTATCCGGGCCAGCCGGACATAAAGCGCGAGCCGCAGATCGGCCTCGGGCACCCAGCTGTCCGGGATGGCTCCGCACGAACCGATATTGAGCTCGGGCGTCCAGCGCTCGACGTCCTCGCCGCGCGCCCGCTGCAGCGCCGTCCCGAGCAGGTGTTGGTAGAGGTCGATGCCGATCAGCTTGACGTGGCCGGCCTGGGTCTCGCCGAGCAGATCGCCGGCGCCGCGCATGTCGAGATCCTGCGCGGCGATATCGAAGCCGGCGCCAAGGCGGTCGAAGGCCGCGAGCGTGCGCAGCCGCTTCAGCGTTCGTTCGGCGATCGCGTTCTCGGCCTGGGTCAGAAGAATGACTTGCCCGCGCCGATTACCGCGCCCGACGCGGCCGCGCAGCTGGTGCAATTGGGCGAGGCCGAAGCGGTCGGCACGCCAGACGATCATGGTATTGGCACGTGGGACGTCGAGCCCGGCCTCGATTATGTTGGTAGCGAGCAGGATATCGCCCTCCCCGTCGGCAAACCCGACCATAACGCTGTCGATGTCGCTCGCCGCCATCTTGCCGTGCGCCTCAACGATTGTGAGATCCGGAACAATGCGCGCAAGCTTCTCGGCCAGCGAGGCCATGTCCTCGATGCGAGGCACGACGATGAAGCTCTGCCCGCCGCGGCCCTTTTCTCGCAGCAGCGCGGTTCGGATGCGCAGGTCGTCGAATTGGTCCAGGCTCGTACGGATCGGTTGGCGGCGCGCCGGCGGTGTGGCTATTATCGAGATTTGCTGGAGACCGACGAGCGCCATTTGCAGCGTGCGCGGGATCGGCGTCGCGCTCAGCGTCAGCAGATGCATCTCGCCTGTGCCCCGCAGCTTCGCCTTGTCGGCGGCGCCAAAACGCTGTTCCTCGTCGATTACCACCAGACCCAGCTTGGCGTAGGACACGTCCTTGGTCATCACCGCGCCGGTACCGATGACGATCTGGATTGACCCATCGGCAAGGCCAGCTTTCGCCGCCTTTTTCTCGGCGGCGCTCGACAGCCGTGACAAGCCCGCGACGATGATGCCCGACGCGGCGAAGCGCCGCTTGAAGCTCTCGAGATGCTGGCGAACGAGAACGGTTGTGGGCGCGGCGACCACCACCTGGTAGCCTGCCAGTGCAGCAAGCGCGGCAGCGCGCAGCGCTACCTCGGTCTTGCCGTACCCGACGTCGCCGACGATCAACCGGTCCATAGGTTTGCCCGATGCAAGATCGTCGCGCACGGCGGCGATCGCCCGCGCCTGATCGGCAGTCTCGTTGAACGGAAATCCGCCGGCGAATTTCTCATAGGCGGCGGGATCTGGATCGAGCACGGGCGCGGTGAGCTTAGCTCGTGCTTCGGCCAGCGCTGTTAGGCCTCGCGCACTTTCAGCGATAGCCTGGTCGATCTGGGCCCGCCGCTTCTGCCAGGATGAGCCATCTAGCTTGTCGAGCCGGACTGCATCGGCGTCGGCGCCGTAGCGCCAGATCAGGTCGGCGTCGTCGATCGCAACCAGGCGCCGCGCGCCCCCGGCATATTCCAGCGCGATCATTTCGCCACCATCGCCGGTCTCGCCGCCGGACGTTGATATTGTGGCCGGCGCCGGCTCGAGCCCTGCGATCAGCCCGATGCCATGATCCTCGTGTATGACGACGTCGCCGATCCGCATTTCCCCTCCCTGAGCCCAGGGATTGACGGCGGCTTCTGCGATGTCGCCCACG
The window above is part of the Novosphingobium sp. G106 genome. Proteins encoded here:
- a CDS encoding DEAD/DEAH box helicase translates to MTITWTATRLAALLGESDLVYLADDDQHAAALAAALAALRPDHPVLFMPSSDALPGDIAPASPANVGARVAALHELRLAQRESVRPGLALILSGEAAAQRYPPPEAFDSMPPRLVVGDQIVAAQLATTLEEIGYYADDRVDEPGEIAVRGDVIDIFPADAGLPARIEFSEDSIAAIRSYDPATQRSVVDLNSLEIGRAAAPCCPERVAILAHLAPVTIIYSNSADARRRRFLQLATDAACGRADRVEAIDDTAWSMALEPWRQLSLEASYQRVPNFAQVRSPLTALTRFARPLLDGNRSLVLAGSQRDLRFLRSRVAKRLCCEIAIISDWRQAEELASGQAGAIEMPADAGYVDERHVVIAAADVLGSRAIVGDIAEAAVNPWAQGGEMRIGDVVIHEDHGIGLIAGLEPAPATISTSGGETGDGGEMIALEYAGGARRLVAIDDADLIWRYGADADAVRLDKLDGSSWQKRRAQIDQAIAESARGLTALAEARAKLTAPVLDPDPAAYEKFAGGFPFNETADQARAIAAVRDDLASGKPMDRLIVGDVGYGKTEVALRAAALAALAGYQVVVAAPTTVLVRQHLESFKRRFAASGIIVAGLSRLSSAAEKKAAKAGLADGSIQIVIGTGAVMTKDVSYAKLGLVVIDEEQRFGAADKAKLRGTGEMHLLTLSATPIPRTLQMALVGLQQISIIATPPARRQPIRTSLDQFDDLRIRTALLREKGRGGQSFIVVPRIEDMASLAEKLARIVPDLTIVEAHGKMAASDIDSVMVGFADGEGDILLATNIIEAGLDVPRANTMIVWRADRFGLAQLHQLRGRVGRGNRRGQVILLTQAENAIAERTLKRLRTLAAFDRLGAGFDIAAQDLDMRGAGDLLGETQAGHVKLIGIDLYQHLLGTALQRARGEDVERWTPELNIGSCGAIPDSWVPEADLRLALYVRLARIDDEAGLDAFEDELADRFGPLPAQAQVLLEHAKLRPSARAARVARVDAGPAAIALTLRLDFAGNASLAGLALKNGRLLLSETIPEEARLERVQVLLETLAA